In Streptomyces longhuiensis, the following proteins share a genomic window:
- a CDS encoding DUF397 domain-containing protein: MAESTIEQHTLAGWDKPDLDLSAADWHSSSKGRGDVQIAFVEGFIAMRNGGSPQNPSLIFTPAEWGAFVLGAREGEFDLT, encoded by the coding sequence GTGGCCGAAAGCACCATCGAGCAGCACACGCTCGCGGGTTGGGACAAGCCGGACCTCGATCTGAGTGCCGCGGACTGGCATTCGAGCAGCAAGGGGCGCGGCGACGTCCAGATCGCCTTCGTCGAAGGCTTCATCGCGATGCGCAACGGCGGCAGTCCCCAGAATCCGTCCCTGATCTTCACGCCCGCGGAATGGGGGGCGTTCGTGCTGGGGGCACGCGAGGGGGAG
- a CDS encoding Zn-ribbon domain-containing OB-fold protein: MPEVLKAPLVVEFPFTRSLGPVQSAFLTGLRERTVLGVKTTDGLVMVPPVEYDPVTADELRDLVEVEPTGTVTTWAWNPEPRRGQPLDTPFAWVLVKLDGADTGLLHALDAAGPDAVTTGMRVRVRWAAERTGAITDIACFEPYEGAAAHTEPTAHDGQFDDAVSGIVAAARLDYVYSPGRAQTAYINALADRRTVGERCPSCRKVYVPPRGACPTCGVATTDRVEVGPAGTVTTFCIVNVKAKNLDIELPYVYAHIALDGADLALHGRIAGIPYDQVRMGLRVEPVWTEGGRYPDHYRPTGEPDADYDTYKELV, from the coding sequence GTGCCCGAAGTCCTCAAAGCCCCGCTCGTCGTCGAGTTCCCCTTCACCCGCTCGCTCGGCCCCGTCCAGAGCGCCTTCCTGACCGGCCTGCGCGAACGCACCGTCCTCGGCGTGAAGACCACCGACGGCCTGGTCATGGTCCCGCCCGTCGAGTACGACCCCGTCACCGCCGACGAGCTCCGCGACCTCGTCGAGGTCGAGCCCACCGGCACCGTCACCACCTGGGCATGGAACCCCGAACCCCGCCGCGGCCAGCCCCTCGACACCCCCTTCGCCTGGGTCCTGGTCAAGCTCGACGGCGCGGACACCGGCCTCCTGCACGCCCTCGACGCAGCCGGCCCCGACGCCGTGACCACCGGCATGCGCGTCCGCGTCCGCTGGGCCGCCGAACGCACCGGCGCCATCACCGACATCGCCTGCTTCGAGCCGTACGAGGGGGCGGCGGCGCACACCGAACCCACCGCGCACGACGGGCAGTTCGACGACGCGGTCAGCGGGATCGTCGCCGCGGCCCGTCTCGACTACGTCTACTCGCCGGGCCGCGCCCAGACCGCCTACATCAACGCCCTCGCGGACCGCCGCACCGTCGGAGAACGCTGCCCGTCCTGCCGCAAGGTCTACGTCCCGCCGCGGGGGGCCTGCCCCACCTGCGGCGTCGCCACGACCGACCGGGTCGAGGTCGGCCCGGCCGGCACCGTCACCACCTTCTGCATCGTCAACGTCAAGGCCAAGAACCTCGACATCGAACTGCCCTACGTCTACGCCCACATCGCGCTCGACGGCGCCGACCTCGCGCTGCACGGCCGCATCGCCGGCATCCCGTACGACCAGGTGCGGATGGGCCTCAGGGTCGAGCCGGTGTGGACCGAGGGCGGCCGCTACCCCGACCACTACCGGCCCACCGGCGAACCGGACGCCGACTACGACACGTACAAGGAGCTGGTGTAG
- the thrS gene encoding threonine--tRNA ligase, giving the protein MNQQRQDQQKQDQQRQDQHKQDEHKQSRERQDLQKQAQHPQEHSQCERPNHDHRKLGRELGLFDTDPLIGAGLPYWLPDGAAVRHTLEEYIRTAERRAGYRHVYSPVLGKRELYEISGHWSHYSDDMFPPMDLGGEQVVLRPSLCPHHAVIYRSRSHSYRELPLRMAELGGMYRSELSGVLGGLTRVRAIQLNDAHIFCTLDQVAGEARAALEMIRRAYEALGITPARYRLSLPGPGGKYVAAPDMWQRSTALLTEVLDRSGLPYEAAEGEAAFYGPKIDVQVADGAGRESTLSTVQVDFHQPERFDLHYIGPDGAKHRPVMVHRSIIGSVERAVAHLIEQHGGAFPAWLAPTQVAILPISDAELPHADALARRCAELGLRAEVAGPERGTLGARVREARLVPYQAVIGAREAVDGRVALRLRDGRRPAPLPADEALARIGAVVDGYAHDLWDDAS; this is encoded by the coding sequence ATGAACCAGCAGAGGCAGGACCAGCAGAAGCAGGACCAGCAGAGGCAGGACCAGCACAAGCAGGACGAGCACAAGCAGAGCCGGGAGAGGCAAGACCTGCAGAAGCAAGCCCAGCACCCTCAGGAACACTCGCAGTGCGAGCGCCCGAATCACGATCACCGCAAGCTCGGTCGTGAGCTCGGCCTCTTCGACACCGACCCTCTGATCGGCGCGGGCCTGCCCTACTGGCTGCCCGACGGCGCGGCTGTGCGGCACACCCTCGAGGAGTACATCCGCACCGCCGAGCGGCGGGCCGGCTACCGGCACGTGTACTCGCCGGTTCTCGGCAAGCGCGAGCTGTACGAGATCTCGGGGCACTGGTCGCACTACAGCGACGACATGTTTCCTCCGATGGACCTGGGCGGCGAGCAGGTCGTCCTGCGGCCCAGCCTCTGTCCCCACCACGCAGTGATCTACCGTTCCCGCTCCCACAGCTACCGCGAACTGCCGTTGCGTATGGCGGAGTTGGGCGGCATGTACCGCTCCGAGCTGTCGGGGGTGCTCGGTGGACTGACCCGCGTACGGGCCATCCAGCTCAACGACGCGCACATCTTCTGCACCCTCGACCAGGTGGCAGGCGAGGCGCGGGCGGCCCTGGAGATGATCCGCAGGGCATACGAGGCGCTGGGCATCACCCCGGCGCGCTACCGGCTGTCGCTGCCGGGGCCGGGCGGCAAGTACGTCGCCGCTCCGGATATGTGGCAGCGCTCCACCGCGCTGCTCACCGAGGTCCTCGACCGGTCGGGTCTTCCCTACGAGGCGGCCGAGGGCGAGGCCGCGTTCTACGGGCCCAAGATCGACGTCCAGGTCGCCGACGGTGCGGGGCGCGAGTCGACCCTCTCCACCGTCCAGGTCGACTTCCACCAGCCCGAGCGTTTCGACCTGCACTACATCGGCCCGGACGGGGCGAAGCATCGTCCGGTGATGGTCCACCGCAGCATCATCGGCAGTGTGGAACGGGCCGTCGCGCACCTCATCGAGCAGCACGGCGGCGCCTTCCCGGCGTGGCTCGCCCCCACCCAGGTGGCGATCCTGCCGATCTCGGACGCCGAGCTGCCGCACGCCGACGCCCTTGCGCGGCGGTGCGCCGAGCTGGGGCTGCGGGCCGAGGTCGCGGGCCCCGAGCGCGGCACCCTGGGCGCCCGCGTCCGGGAGGCCCGGCTCGTGCCGTACCAGGCGGTCATCGGTGCGAGGGAGGCGGTGGACGGTCGGGTCGCGCTGCGCCTGCGCGACGGCCGCCGCCCCGCGCCGCTGCCCGCCGATGAGGCACTCGCCAGGATCGGGGCGGTCGTCGACGGGTACGCGCACGACCTGTGGGACGACGCGAGCTGA
- a CDS encoding crotonase/enoyl-CoA hydratase family protein gives MGGTEHDAGHGAGHGTEHLTVRREGATLVLTLNRPEAKNALSLPMLVGLYDGWVAADEDDSVRSVVLTGAGGTFCAGMDLKALAGKGMEGEQYRDRLKADPDLHWKAMLRHHRPRKPVIAAVEGYCVAGGTEILQGTDIRVAAETATFGLSEVRRALFPIGGSTVRLQRQIPRTHALEMLLTGRHYSAAEALSIGLIGSVVPTGTALDRALEIAEQVNACGPLAVEAVKASVYETAEMTETDGLKSELERGWPIFATEDAKEGPRAFAEKRPAVYRRA, from the coding sequence ATGGGTGGCACGGAACACGACGCGGGACACGGGGCGGGTCACGGGACGGAACACCTCACGGTGCGGCGCGAGGGTGCCACCCTCGTCCTCACGCTCAACAGGCCCGAGGCCAAGAACGCGCTCTCCCTGCCGATGCTGGTCGGCCTCTACGACGGATGGGTCGCCGCCGACGAGGACGACTCGGTCCGCTCGGTCGTCCTGACCGGCGCGGGCGGCACGTTCTGCGCCGGCATGGACCTCAAGGCCCTGGCCGGCAAGGGGATGGAGGGAGAGCAGTACCGGGACCGGCTCAAGGCCGACCCCGATCTGCACTGGAAGGCGATGCTGCGCCATCACCGGCCCCGCAAACCCGTGATCGCCGCAGTCGAGGGCTACTGCGTGGCCGGCGGCACGGAGATCCTCCAGGGCACCGACATCCGCGTCGCCGCCGAGACCGCGACCTTCGGCCTCTCCGAGGTGAGGCGCGCCCTCTTCCCGATCGGCGGTTCCACCGTGCGGCTTCAGCGGCAGATCCCGCGCACCCACGCCCTGGAGATGCTGCTGACCGGCAGGCACTACAGCGCGGCCGAGGCCCTCTCCATCGGGCTCATCGGCAGCGTCGTCCCGACCGGCACCGCGCTCGACAGGGCCCTGGAGATCGCCGAGCAGGTCAACGCCTGCGGCCCGCTCGCGGTGGAAGCGGTGAAGGCCTCGGTGTACGAGACCGCCGAGATGACCGAGACCGACGGCCTCAAGTCCGAACTGGAGCGCGGCTGGCCGATCTTCGCCACCGAGGACGCGAAGGAGGGCCCCAGGGCCTTCGCCGAGAAGCGTCCCGCCGTCTACCGGCGCGCGTGA
- a CDS encoding acyl-CoA synthetase: MEYNLADLFESVVDVVPDREALVHIDHPGTGAERRLTYAGLDAAANRLAHHLIDSGIRPGEHLGLHLYNGIEYLQTVLACLKARIVPVNVNYRYVEEELVYLYRDADLAALVFDAEFTERVAAALPQTEKLRHLVRVGTAPTGAPPVKAVDFTEAEATGSPERGFGPRSADDLFIIYTGGTTGMPKGVMWRQEDLFFSGLGGGAPTGEPVSRPEELSERVAAGGDGITFFPTPPLMHGTSTLTAFIGFNFGQRLVIHTKFVPEEVLRTVEKEKVTSMSLVGDAMLRPLIDALNGPMKGTDCSSMFSLSSSGAIMSETVRAQFEALVPNVMLLNNFGSSESGFNGTATDDSGPEKGFRLRVNSRTQVVDPATYEPIAPGEPGRIAQRGHVPLGYYNDPAKTAETFFQKGDERWVLLGDMATVDEEGIVTVLGRGSQCINTGGEKVYPEEVEQALKSHPDVYDALVAGVPDAKWGNHVAAVVQLRDGAAQPSLDDIQTHCRTRLAGYKIPRQLVLTDRIQRSPSGKADYRWARAVAADGS, translated from the coding sequence GTGGAGTACAACCTTGCCGACCTGTTCGAGTCGGTCGTCGACGTGGTCCCGGACCGCGAGGCGCTCGTGCACATCGACCATCCCGGCACGGGCGCGGAGCGCCGGCTCACCTACGCCGGACTCGACGCGGCGGCCAACCGGCTCGCCCACCATCTGATCGACAGCGGGATCCGCCCCGGCGAACACCTGGGCCTGCACCTCTACAACGGCATCGAGTACCTCCAGACGGTGCTGGCCTGCCTCAAGGCGCGGATCGTCCCGGTCAATGTCAACTACCGCTACGTGGAGGAGGAGCTGGTCTACCTCTACCGCGACGCGGACCTCGCGGCGCTCGTCTTCGACGCCGAGTTCACCGAACGCGTCGCGGCCGCTCTCCCGCAGACGGAGAAGCTGCGCCACCTCGTGCGCGTGGGGACCGCGCCGACCGGCGCGCCGCCCGTCAAGGCCGTGGACTTCACGGAGGCGGAGGCCACGGGTTCGCCGGAGCGCGGCTTCGGGCCGCGCTCGGCCGACGACCTCTTCATCATCTACACGGGCGGCACGACCGGCATGCCCAAGGGCGTGATGTGGCGCCAGGAGGACCTGTTCTTCTCGGGGCTCGGCGGCGGCGCGCCGACGGGCGAGCCGGTGAGCAGGCCGGAGGAGCTGTCCGAGCGCGTCGCGGCCGGCGGCGACGGGATCACGTTCTTCCCCACGCCTCCCCTGATGCACGGCACCTCCACCCTCACCGCCTTCATCGGCTTCAACTTCGGCCAACGCCTCGTCATCCACACGAAGTTCGTACCCGAAGAGGTCCTGCGCACGGTCGAGAAGGAGAAGGTGACGAGCATGTCGCTCGTCGGGGACGCGATGCTGCGGCCCCTGATCGACGCGCTGAACGGGCCCATGAAGGGCACCGACTGCTCGTCGATGTTCAGCCTCTCGTCGTCGGGCGCGATCATGTCGGAGACGGTGCGCGCGCAGTTCGAGGCGCTCGTCCCGAACGTGATGCTCCTGAACAACTTCGGCTCCTCCGAGTCCGGCTTCAACGGCACGGCGACGGACGACTCGGGCCCGGAGAAGGGCTTCCGTCTTCGGGTCAACTCCCGTACGCAGGTGGTCGATCCGGCGACGTACGAGCCGATCGCCCCCGGCGAGCCGGGCCGTATCGCCCAGCGCGGGCACGTCCCGCTCGGCTACTACAACGACCCCGCGAAGACGGCCGAGACGTTCTTCCAGAAGGGCGACGAGCGGTGGGTGCTGCTCGGGGACATGGCGACGGTCGACGAGGAGGGCATCGTCACCGTCCTCGGGCGCGGCTCGCAGTGCATCAACACGGGCGGCGAGAAGGTGTATCCGGAAGAGGTCGAGCAGGCCCTCAAGTCCCATCCCGACGTGTACGACGCACTCGTCGCCGGAGTGCCCGACGCGAAGTGGGGCAACCATGTCGCCGCGGTCGTCCAGCTGCGCGACGGCGCGGCACAGCCCTCGCTCGACGACATCCAGACCCACTGCCGCACCCGCCTCGCGGGCTACAAGATCCCCCGCCAGCTCGTCCTGACCGACCGCATCCAGCGCTCACCCAGCGGCAAGGCGGACTACCGGTGGGCGCGGGCGGTGGCGGCGGACGGTTCGTAA
- a CDS encoding thiolase domain-containing protein: MREVAIVAFAQSDHLRTTDELSEVDMVMPVLHQVLAQTGLKTSDIGFTCSGSSDYLAGRAFSFTMTLDGVGAWPPISESHVEMDGAWAMYEAWVKLLTGEVDTALVYSYGKSSPGSVRDVLTRQLDPYYVAPLWPDSVALAALQAQALIDAGETDEPALAGIAARSRESASANSHAQVKGSVPQGDYEVQPLRKGDCPPVGDGAVAVILAAGDKARELCERPAWIRGMDHRIEAHSLGVRDLTDSPSTRLAAERAGAFERPVDTAELHAPFTSQEVVLRKALQLADDVTVNPSGGALAANPIMAAGLLRIGEAAARIHRGESDRALAHATSGPCLQQNLVAVLEGDAR, from the coding sequence ATGCGAGAGGTAGCGATCGTCGCCTTCGCGCAGAGCGACCATCTGCGCACCACCGACGAACTCTCCGAGGTCGACATGGTGATGCCGGTGCTGCACCAAGTGCTGGCGCAGACCGGCCTGAAGACCAGCGACATCGGCTTCACCTGCTCAGGCTCCTCCGACTATCTCGCGGGCCGCGCGTTCTCCTTCACCATGACCCTCGACGGCGTGGGCGCCTGGCCGCCGATCTCCGAGTCCCACGTGGAGATGGACGGGGCCTGGGCGATGTACGAGGCCTGGGTGAAGCTCCTCACCGGTGAGGTCGACACGGCCCTCGTGTACTCGTACGGCAAGTCCTCGCCCGGCTCCGTGCGCGATGTGCTCACCCGCCAGCTCGACCCGTACTACGTGGCCCCGCTGTGGCCGGACTCGGTCGCGCTCGCCGCACTCCAGGCGCAGGCCCTCATCGACGCGGGGGAGACCGACGAGCCCGCGCTCGCCGGGATCGCCGCCAGGAGCCGGGAGTCCGCGTCCGCCAACTCCCATGCCCAGGTGAAGGGTTCGGTGCCGCAGGGCGACTACGAGGTGCAGCCGCTGCGCAAGGGCGACTGCCCGCCGGTCGGCGACGGCGCCGTCGCCGTGATCCTGGCCGCCGGTGACAAGGCCCGCGAACTGTGCGAGCGGCCCGCCTGGATCCGCGGCATGGACCACCGCATCGAGGCGCACAGCCTCGGCGTACGCGACCTCACCGACTCCCCGTCCACGCGGCTGGCCGCCGAGCGGGCGGGCGCCTTCGAACGGCCCGTGGACACGGCCGAGTTGCACGCCCCGTTCACCTCGCAGGAGGTCGTCCTGCGCAAGGCGCTCCAGCTCGCCGACGACGTCACCGTGAACCCTTCCGGCGGCGCGCTCGCCGCCAACCCGATCATGGCCGCGGGCCTGCTGCGGATCGGCGAGGCCGCCGCCCGTATCCACCGCGGCGAGTCCGACCGGGCCCTCGCGCACGCCACCTCCGGCCCCTGCCTCCAGCAGAACCTGGTCGCCGTCCTGGAAGGAGACGCCCGATGA
- the paaK gene encoding phenylacetate--CoA ligase PaaK: MTELLDAGEQLAPEELHAQQLERLRATLRRVYERVPFYRASFDKAGVHPDDCRSLADLARFPFTTKTDLRDNYPFGMFAVPETDVRRLHASSGTTGLPTVVGYTENDLSMWADMVARSLRAAGARPGHKVHVAYGYGLFTGGLGAHYGAERLGCTVIPASGGMTARQVRLIQDFRPEVIMVTPSYMLTILDEFERQGVDPRSTSLKVGVFGAEPWTEEMRREIEERFAIDAVDIYGLSEVMGPGVAQECVGTKDGLHIWEDQFYPEVVDPITGEVLPDGEQGELVFTSLTKEAMPVIRYRTRDLTRLLPGTARPAFRRMEKVTGRSDDMVILRGVNLFPTQVEEIVLRTPGVAPHFQLRLTREGRMDALTVRAEARADATAAERDAAARAIATGVKDGIGVSVTVEVVDPETLERSVGKIKRILDLRGRQA; this comes from the coding sequence ATGACAGAACTGCTGGACGCGGGGGAACAGCTCGCCCCCGAGGAACTGCACGCACAGCAGCTGGAGCGGCTGCGGGCGACACTGCGCCGCGTGTACGAGCGGGTGCCGTTCTACCGCGCGTCCTTCGACAAGGCGGGCGTCCACCCCGACGACTGCCGCTCGCTCGCCGACCTGGCCCGCTTCCCGTTCACCACGAAGACCGACCTGCGGGACAACTACCCGTTCGGCATGTTCGCCGTACCGGAGACGGACGTGCGCCGGCTGCACGCGTCCAGCGGCACCACGGGCCTGCCCACCGTCGTCGGCTACACGGAGAACGACCTCTCCATGTGGGCCGACATGGTGGCGCGCTCCCTGCGCGCGGCGGGCGCCCGGCCCGGCCACAAGGTCCATGTCGCGTACGGATACGGCCTGTTCACGGGCGGGCTCGGCGCGCACTACGGCGCCGAGCGGCTCGGCTGCACGGTCATTCCCGCGTCCGGTGGCATGACCGCCCGCCAGGTGCGGCTGATCCAGGACTTCCGCCCCGAGGTCATCATGGTCACCCCCTCCTACATGCTGACGATCCTCGACGAGTTCGAGCGCCAGGGCGTCGACCCGCGCAGCACGTCCCTCAAGGTCGGGGTCTTCGGCGCCGAGCCGTGGACCGAGGAGATGCGCCGCGAGATCGAGGAGCGCTTCGCCATCGACGCCGTCGACATCTACGGCCTGTCGGAGGTGATGGGACCGGGCGTCGCCCAGGAGTGCGTCGGGACGAAGGACGGGCTGCACATCTGGGAGGACCAGTTCTATCCGGAGGTCGTCGACCCGATCACCGGGGAGGTCCTGCCGGACGGTGAGCAGGGCGAGCTGGTGTTCACCTCGCTCACCAAGGAGGCCATGCCCGTGATCCGCTACCGGACCCGGGACCTGACCCGGCTCCTGCCCGGCACGGCCCGCCCCGCCTTCCGCCGTATGGAGAAGGTGACGGGCCGCAGCGACGACATGGTGATCCTGCGCGGGGTGAACCTCTTCCCGACCCAGGTCGAGGAGATCGTCCTGCGCACGCCGGGCGTCGCCCCGCACTTCCAGCTCCGGCTGACCCGCGAGGGACGCATGGACGCCCTGACGGTACGCGCGGAGGCCCGCGCCGACGCGACCGCCGCCGAGCGCGACGCGGCGGCCCGTGCCATCGCCACCGGCGTGAAGGACGGCATCGGCGTCTCGGTGACCGTGGAGGTCGTGGACCCGGAGACGCTGGAGCGGTCGGTGGGCAAGATCAAGCGCATCCTGGACCTGCGGGGGCGGCAGGCGTAA
- a CDS encoding thiolase domain-containing protein produces MSSTGHATHKEPVAVVGIGQTKHVAARKDVSIAGLVREAAQRALEDAQLTWADIDAVVIGKAPDFFEGVMMPELYLADALGAVGKPMLRVHTAGSVGGSTALVASNLVASRVHRTVLTLAFEKQSESNAMWGLSLPIPFTQPLLAGAGGFFAPHVRAYMRRTGAPDHVGSLVAYKDRRNALKNPYAHLHEHGITLEKVQSSPMLWDPVRYSETCPSSDGACAMILTDRAGAARSPQPPAWMHGGAMRSEPTMFAGKDFVSPQAGKDCAADVYRQAGIADPRREIDAVEMYVPFSWYEPMWLENLGFADEGGGWKLTESGVTELDGDLPVNMSGGVLSTNPIGASGMIRFAEAALQVRGQAGEHQVDGARKVLGHAYGGGSQFFSMWLVGAQQPTS; encoded by the coding sequence ATGAGCAGTACAGGGCACGCCACGCACAAGGAACCCGTGGCCGTCGTCGGCATCGGCCAGACCAAGCACGTGGCGGCCCGCAAGGACGTCTCGATCGCCGGCCTCGTCCGCGAGGCGGCGCAACGTGCCCTGGAGGACGCCCAGCTGACCTGGGCCGACATCGACGCCGTGGTGATCGGCAAGGCGCCCGACTTCTTCGAGGGCGTCATGATGCCGGAGCTGTATCTCGCGGACGCCCTCGGCGCGGTGGGCAAACCGATGCTCCGGGTGCACACGGCGGGCTCGGTCGGCGGCTCCACCGCCCTCGTCGCCTCCAACCTCGTGGCGTCCCGGGTCCACAGGACGGTCCTCACCCTCGCCTTCGAAAAGCAGTCCGAGTCCAACGCGATGTGGGGCCTGTCCCTGCCGATCCCCTTCACGCAGCCGCTGCTCGCCGGCGCCGGCGGATTCTTCGCCCCGCACGTCCGCGCGTACATGCGGCGCACCGGAGCGCCCGACCACGTCGGCTCCCTGGTCGCGTACAAGGACCGGCGCAACGCGCTGAAGAACCCCTACGCGCATCTGCACGAGCACGGCATCACCCTGGAGAAGGTCCAGTCCTCGCCGATGCTGTGGGACCCGGTCCGCTACTCCGAGACCTGCCCGTCCTCCGACGGCGCGTGCGCCATGATCCTCACCGACCGTGCGGGCGCGGCCCGTTCACCGCAGCCGCCGGCCTGGATGCACGGTGGCGCGATGCGCAGCGAGCCGACCATGTTCGCGGGCAAGGACTTCGTCTCGCCGCAGGCCGGGAAGGACTGTGCCGCCGATGTCTACCGGCAGGCGGGCATCGCCGACCCGCGCCGCGAGATCGACGCGGTCGAGATGTACGTGCCGTTCTCCTGGTACGAGCCGATGTGGCTGGAGAACCTCGGCTTCGCCGACGAGGGCGGGGGCTGGAAGCTCACGGAATCGGGCGTCACGGAACTCGACGGCGACCTCCCCGTCAACATGTCGGGCGGCGTCCTGTCCACCAATCCCATCGGCGCCTCCGGCATGATCCGCTTCGCGGAGGCCGCGCTCCAGGTCCGTGGGCAGGCCGGGGAACACCAGGTCGACGGTGCCCGGAAGGTCCTCGGGCACGCCTACGGGGGCGGCTCGCAGTTCTTCTCGATGTGGCTCGTCGGGGCTCAGCAGCCCACGTCCTGA
- a CDS encoding GNAT family N-acetyltransferase — MDHQAVLSLFDRQMRRDAEPDPGARVDRVDGVVRQTGAEGSSWNAVVWSDLDESSADAAIAAQVRHFTELGREFEWKVYGHDRPHDLPRRLTAAGFASEPVETLLVAEVAALPTDVPPPEGIRLLPVTDEAGVDLMSEVHDKAFGRSLGLTRHQLLARLAEDPDAVPAVLALAGDVPVSAARMETHPGTDFASLWGGGTVAEWRGRGIYRSLVAFRTRIAAERGFRYLQVDASSMSRPILERLGFVALTTTTPYVHGGA; from the coding sequence ATGGATCATCAAGCGGTGTTGTCCCTGTTCGACCGGCAGATGAGGCGGGACGCCGAGCCCGACCCCGGCGCGCGGGTCGATCGGGTGGACGGCGTGGTGCGGCAGACCGGTGCCGAGGGCAGTTCCTGGAACGCCGTCGTGTGGTCGGACCTAGACGAGAGCTCGGCGGACGCGGCGATCGCCGCCCAGGTACGACATTTCACCGAGCTCGGACGCGAATTCGAGTGGAAGGTGTACGGACACGACCGGCCGCACGACCTTCCGCGGCGGCTCACAGCCGCCGGATTCGCCTCCGAGCCGGTGGAGACGCTCCTGGTCGCCGAGGTCGCGGCCCTGCCGACGGACGTCCCGCCCCCCGAAGGGATCCGGCTCCTCCCCGTCACCGACGAGGCGGGCGTCGACCTCATGTCGGAGGTGCACGACAAGGCCTTCGGCAGGAGTCTCGGCCTCACCCGGCACCAGCTCCTCGCCCGGCTGGCCGAGGACCCGGACGCCGTGCCCGCGGTGCTCGCGCTGGCCGGGGACGTGCCGGTGAGCGCGGCCCGCATGGAGACGCACCCGGGGACGGACTTCGCGAGCCTGTGGGGCGGCGGCACCGTCGCCGAGTGGCGCGGGCGGGGGATCTACCGCAGCCTCGTCGCGTTCCGTACGCGCATCGCCGCCGAGCGTGGCTTCCGCTATCTCCAGGTCGACGCCTCCAGCATGAGCCGCCCGATCCTGGAGCGCCTCGGCTTCGTGGCTCTGACCACCACGACTCCCTACGTCCACGGGGGCGCCTGA